CAGAAGCTCGTATTCATCGAACACCTCGTTGGGCGCACAACACAGGGGTGCAAACGCAAAGACGCCGCTGCCCGGTCCACGTTTGTGGAGAGGGGAGCGACGTCTTTGTCGGGGTTTGGGGGCAACCGCCGTTGGCTACCTGGCCTGTATTTCAGCAAGAGCCGGGCCAACTTCTTGGGGGCAGTCCAGAGGCGGTGGTGTTCAGCCGAGCATTTCGGACAGGGCGATGATCTGTTCCGCCACCTGGATCAGCTTCTGCTGGCGGCTCATGGCCTGGCGGCGCATCAGGGTGTAGGCCTGCTCCTCGTTGCAGTCCTTCATCTTCATCAGCAGCCCCTTGGCCTGCTCGATGCGCTTGCGTTCAGCCAACTGCTGGTCGCGGGCCTGCAGTTGGGCACGCAGCGCCTGGTCGCTCTCGAAACGCGCCATGGCGACGTCGAGGATGGGCTGCAGGCGTGCCGCGTGGATGCCTTCGATGATATAGGCGCTGACTCCGGCCTGGATCGCCTGGCGCATCACCCCGGGATCGTGTTCGTCGGTGAACAGCACGATGGGCCGTGGGTGGTCGCGGCTGACCAGCACCATCTGCTCCAGTACATCCCGGCCGGGTGACTCGGTATCGATCAGCACCACGTCCGGGCGCACCGTTTCGACGCAGCCGGGCAGGTCGATGGTCAGGCCGCCGGCCTCGATCACCTCGAAGCCCGCCTCGCTCAATGCGGCCTTGAGGCGGCCAACCTTCTTTTCGGTGTCGTCGATCAGCAGGATGCGCAACATGATCGTCCCTCAGTGTCCGACGCGCGCGCCGGGCGCCGCGTCCAGGGCGTGCAGGCTGAAGCTGCGCGCATAACCATGGGGGTCGCTGCCGTCCCAGCGGCTGCCGTCGATCAGCAGGCTGCTGCGCATCG
This genomic stretch from Pseudomonas entomophila harbors:
- a CDS encoding ANTAR domain-containing response regulator; translation: MLRILLIDDTEKKVGRLKAALSEAGFEVIEAGGLTIDLPGCVETVRPDVVLIDTESPGRDVLEQMVLVSRDHPRPIVLFTDEHDPGVMRQAIQAGVSAYIIEGIHAARLQPILDVAMARFESDQALRAQLQARDQQLAERKRIEQAKGLLMKMKDCNEEQAYTLMRRQAMSRQQKLIQVAEQIIALSEMLG